In the genome of Amphiura filiformis chromosome 11, Afil_fr2py, whole genome shotgun sequence, the window AAGTcttaacattattatgttttcagaatcttagtccctatactttgtacagagctgAAGAGCCCGATTTTTTCACACACTTTGACGCTGTTTATCCCAAACCGAGGCTGTTTTTCATATGCTCATACCCAAATATTTAGCgtgaacattttaaattttaaatttcccGCCAGTTTACGTTCAGCTTAAGGACCACTCGTATGGGGACCATAAATTGCATAAATGAGACTATCGTACCATCCTTGGTACCGTGCCGTGTGcaaaatgttgttgaaaattaaaataataaaatttagctGTCAGCCATccagccccggggggggggggcactcaacttcggaagtgacgggtatgtgcctaccggagtcgcgaagtaggggcctatcgggtacaaagcgttattttaaaaaaggggtcattgggtacaaacaaaataaaaaagggggtcattgggtacaatattttgaaaaaaggggtcatcgagtataagattttaaaaaaagggtaatcgggtagaacattttgaaaaaatggagcaaaattgtgaaaaattcggcataattttgaaaaaattgagcaaaatttgacagtttcggcatttttttgttccattttgatgatgctattctagaaaaaaggggtcattggataGCCTCcaccaaaaaaggggtcattgggtagccgcaactaaaaaaaaaaaaaagggggtcatcgggtatagtcgacttcaaaagagggggcatattgacaggcacataccgtcacttccaaagttgagtgccccctgggCAGCCAGCGCGGCGGCGATGGCTCTCTTAGCGATAGAAAATTGTTAAAGGATTCCAGGCACGAAAATGCAATGAAGCattttttacttgtttataaatatAAACAAGAGTGAAATTTCCGTGACAATAGTAAAGTAAGTTGTGAAACCGGCCCGAAATCTTAATGTGAAcagcttccgaattcggcaccctcGGCGTTTTCGGGTTAGAAAATACCAAAATTAAACTGACAAAACCTGAGGATTTCTACCTGTCAATGGGTTTTGTTTtcgaactaccatgactactagaAGACTCGACAGGCATGACAGGGTGTGTGATTAGCACAAATAGGTTGGGGTTTTGGATCCAAATCAGATAATTGTAAGCTACTAAATAAATACAACATGATGATCATGCATGAGATGAACATAATTATCATGTGATAGGGTTGGTCCAAATTATTATTGAGGAACCGTTTTGCGtgaaattgaacatgttgaagcatGCACTTTAGTTTGTTTTATATCCGGGGTCCATTTCACTCTGCGATTGAAAGTTACGATGGATTTTTAGGAAGTTACGAAGAGCTACGAAGCGTCGTAAATGTTGGTGTATGAACCCCTGGATGTATGAAAATTAACTCTAGTAGTAGGGGCCTAGTAGTAGACAAGTCAAAAACATTCTGGAATTCTGGAAAATTGGAAATGGGGCTAAAAAtgaaatccgaaaaaaaaacctTCTTTTTTCAGATTTGTTTTTACTGTACAgtacttgattttgactaaaaaaaataaaaaaataaatgtaagattctgaaaacataataatgataaaattggatggtttcttttcacccaatactacaaattaattggtctcgctatgagttttaaaatatttttcacgacctttatataacccgacattttaatgttattaaaacgtttttacctaaaccaaaacccaaaatagaacttatttaaaacgtttaaaaacgtttttgtgtttgctgggtctgcaAATTCAGCAAAATAAGCTTGCCAGAATTTACTGAGTGCTGATCACCAATAATGGCATGTTAAACGAACTTAGCATGAATAGACTTGAAAATTCCTTAAAAATCTGTGTTGTATTTCAAATTCTTACTACATCCAATTTACATTATACGTCTTTCATTCATTCTAATCCTACAATACATCAATGTAGTACTATATATCTCTTGTTATTCcaaagttaaggtggtactacaccctttgataaatttgtgactatttttgtatttttctcaaactataataacacactggtaacaaaagttatgtataatataggggcaaggaatccatatACAGTTACTACACcggaattttagtgactcaagtcaagcggtacattatttatgataagaaaagagctaGAATGCACCTCATTTCTTAACTAATATAATatgaatcacttgtcttgaatcactgaaatttcggtgaagtaattggatttcctgcccttataatatacataacttttgttaccagtgtgtagttattttttgagaaaaatgcaaaaatagtcacaacatttatcagcgGGTGTAGTACAACCTCATCAGGATAACATACATTTAATTACCGTGCTGTGAACATGTGGAATAATCTACCAGCAGATTTTAGATTAGAAGTTTCATCCATGAATATTTCAAACAGAATCTTTTCAAACAAGTTTCTTGTGTAGCTTTCATTTCACCAGTGTATTTTATTACACGATTTCTTCTGTTTAATCAATGTTATAATTAAATATCAAATACTTTTTTACATCCCCCTTTTTATGGTCCTTCATGTCCTAAAATAGAAACCAAAAATGTATGTTATTTATTAACTCATTAACTAAAAATGACCGTTTAGGGTTATTACTCACTAGAGTCATAGTGTTATACCCAAACTATAAAGTGCGCAAATTTTGTTGATCTGAAGCCtgagagtacacaattgaatacttaacattcatgCTAGCAgagcgcgcgaaaaaaattggAATGCGCATGCCTTGACGTACAAAATACCCCGGAATTTAACCTTAAAATATTCGGAAATATTATCTGTCGACTGCAGATCATAGCCTTCTTTCATGTTTTCAATGATAAcaagtaaataaaaaagaaaatcataaatcaattttgtcttatacatgtacatcatttttATATATCGTGCGTAGTTGTTAAAGACTGAACGGATATATACCAATCTCACCCATACGTGCGCTGATGTCATATTTTACGAGTACAGAAACAATAAGTTTCGCAAAAACTTCAATGCCGTTTTGCAAATACGCCATTATGTGATATGGCCACGATAGGCCAATGCATTCTAACCTCCACACTCAGGTTACGGTATTGTCTTAAATATAATTAGCCTCAAAGGCACCAGATGTGTCAAAATTATTAACGGCTCCATCAGCAATTCTTAATACGAGTAAGGCGGCGGCAGTAAATATCACAAGTAGTCCAGTGACTAAAGCGGCAATAGACCAACATTTCGCTGAACGAGATGCTTCCTCGGCTCCTGCTGTATCGCCAGATGCTAACCTAGTGCGAACCTACAAAAATAATGAGAAAagaatcatcattatcatcatcattattgtcatcacaatcatcatcatcatcatcatcatcatcatcatcatcatcatcatcatcatcatcattcctcAAGGGTCAATATTGAGGCCGTTGTTATTTATCTTGTACATCAATGACATTATTTATACTTCATCAATTTTGGATTTCGTACTTTTTGCTGACGATACTACTATccttttttcacataaaaattaACTCCAAAGTAAATCTGATCAATTCCGAATTAAAGGAAGTTACAAATTGGTTTTCGAGCTAATAAGCTCTCGCTGAATGCGAGCAAAACAAACTATATGGTACTTGGAACTCAACACCAAACAAATAGACAATTTGAAGCACTAAATATTGAACTGGATGGAACaagcttaaccatgttaacacgagtaaataaaaccaaatttcCTGGAGTTCAAATTGATGAAAACTTAACATGGAAGGACCAAATAGGGGGAGTTTCAATGACAATATCCAGAAATATTGGAATTATTaataaactgaaacattttgtaccaAGACATGAATTGTATACCCTTTATTGTACACTTGTTCTACCATATGTAAACTATGGCATTATAGCGTGGGGAACGCATGTAAAACACATTTGGGTcgaatttttaaacttcaaaaacgTGCTGTTAGGAATATATGTAAAACTAGTTTTAGGCACCATATAGCAGACCATAATTCATTGATCTAAATTGAATGTATATGAATCTTATAAATTGGAACTTGGTGTacttatgtacaaacatattaatgatgacttgccaaacatattaaggaatacttttgtaaaagacatgaaattcatagccacaaaactaggaaaaacgatgattatgatattcagaaaagaaaaacaaactttgcGAGTAAAGGTGTCAGGACATCAGGGACTTCCTTTTGGAATGACCTTCCTCTCGAATTAAAAAATGCTATGGATGTTAAAACTTTCAGACatcaatttaagaaatatttattgaatcaaacttggttgtaatttcatgtacatgcttCTTTAGAGCGATTAATGTCTTACTTTATCTACAAATTTTGTATGCTAATTCTATATTTATACATTAATGCTTATGTCATTTCAATGGTGTTATATTCATTGTggtgacataaacattatttaaatcttgtttgtttatattatgttttAGGGAATGATCACTTCTGGCCTTCAtggccttttgatcatctcctGCATGTCATTTTACTCGAATTTTTTgtcttttcgtgttttttttaatatatacagggtgtcccagaaaaaatgacCGGGCAAATGAAGTTGGACGTAAGTCgcaaaatacacattaaaattcaaaaatctaaaaattaacgtgtagcccatcttattctgcatcttatacgctaattttactggaatcggttgaccgattgcgaagaaatgagcgattacataacgcatgcgtcaattcacttcattccaagtttgaaagaaagatcattcaacacaatgcgaaCAAGTGGTTAActatcaatgggcttcatattttgttcagtgaaatccttttcatttttgtttttcaataatctgtttcttgcaaaacatttaattaggttttgttcaaatttaaaaacctgcacgatattgaaaatcaaagttgcatgtaagatgatgctcggtacttgtaaatttcttttttcgttaattttgatataaatgttgcaaaaagaattattgcatatagAATTCCATGTGGCTTAAAaactttctcacacacattaatgttttaggaatatttccaagaaattgtaatgcaagttCTAACTGCAACATTAAAGTTGCATGATATTCAAATTACACGTAAAACATTTGTTCAcagtcattcttggctcaaatgttcttttaaaatataacatatttgcacaacgtaaagaattaaagttgaaaaCAAATTGCAGAAATCACAGTTTTCTCGGACAatatgttattcatcttcagtgaaagcatgaataacataacaccgtcggattataaaatagataatgtggactaaattgaatgagatacacaaactttaagaagcggtgagcgagtatgaataagcgcctgttgatcaaacttggaatgaactgcatttatGCGCGTATTATGTAAtagttaatttcttcgcaaccattcaaccgaatcaaataaaacttttgtatgtgatgcacaataaaataggctatgcgttacaatttaaatttgttgattttgatgtctagttcttgacttacgttcaattttattcactcggtaattttttctgggacaccctgtattcttgcttgttgtttaatgttgttgttaatgtagatgatgtggaaaataaagacttattatcatcatcatcatcatcatcatcattttcatcatcatcatcatcatcatcattatcatcgtcaacATCATCGTTGGCACCATCATCATTTTCAttagtcatcatcattatcgtcaacacattatcatcatcatcatcatcatcatcatcatcatcattatcatcgtcatcgtcattatcatcactACATCTTCAACATCATCGTCGGCACCATTTTCATCTTTTtcatcatcatttatcatcattTTAACTAATCATCATCGTCTTCGTCATCGTTGTAGTCGTCATCATCACCCTTATCGTCATCGTTTCAGACATTTAATCCATTCTCATACAGCCGTACTTACCCATGTTGATTTGACAATCGCTACAATTCCCAACGGCAGACAGCAACAAATCGTTACGAAAATCGCACAACACATGTAATCGTTAGGTTGAGTATATTGtttctgaaaaacaaacaaacaatgaagcATAATAATTTGTTATCTCCACAACCTCGTACTCACGCAGTCTcacttacatttttttaaaaatattttcgctTAGATAAAAAAGGATATTTTGCTAAGATGGAAATTATTGCAACATGTACGGTAATAAGAAACACCCTCCCTGTATAAAAgatgaataaattaataaaaatgtatttacATTTATTTGCTCGTTTGATCCTAGTTTATCTCGAGAATATTTGACTTAATTGAAAGTTCtgtataataattttaaaaatatcaacttgcATTGAAGTGCTGTTTTGATACTTACAGGGTTGTATTGAACACCTTTTCCTTGCTGTCGATAACTTTGCTGTGGATTTCCCTGCTGCAGATATCCTTGCTGAAGTGGAAAGCCCTGTCCTATCTGATAACCTATGTGAGAACAAAAGCCAAGCATAAGAAAATATTTGATTTAAGGGTTCTGTAACCCaactttgcacagtatttcttatgggacctgagagcacatcagacacaccaaatgtCATTCTGAATACagtgaatacgaggaatgtcctgatgatatcaaataagcttgattttttcaaaatactatcacaaatgtgaaaaattaattttttttttacatttaacagtcctcgaaattgaactttatacatctaatgattatttacttaaagtgtaggaGCCTGAGCTAGGATGAAAAGCCAACCATTATATGAAAATGATCTAAAAATTTAGGATTTTTGGGAAACTTGTAAATCTTCAATACAAAGGGTCAACATTTCAATACgatggtcggcttttcaccccagaTATTTACGCTTTAAGTACAAAGCATTGGACTTATAAAGTCTACattgtttacttcgaggactgttaaatgacaaaatgttaatttttaataatttgccattaagTGTTGTAAATAAAGTTTCGTAAATTAAGTTTTGTAACGTAAGTGTGTATTATTACAAAAAATACACTTGTGTATTTGTGTGCTTTCCTACAAGCTTCTGCTTTGTAGGAATTATATATTGTACTTATGTTACATGTTGATAATCCGGCACTATGTCCTCTACAGCTTGCCACGTTTATGTACCAATTCCACAATAATCTTCTCCCACCAGACCTTCTGCATGACAATTTCTTTAACATTAGCACCTTAAACAAAACACCCCTACGACACCAGACATGCACAGGACACCTATATTACTCCCACGAAAACAATTTTGGCTAGTAATACAATGAAATCCCAGGGACCTGAACTGTGGAATGAACTTCATCATGCTATCAAAATTCACCATCCTGTGCATCCTTCAAATCTAAAATCAAGAAAAACATATTAATCAGTAGCTACATTTCTAgttaactctctctctctctctctctctttctctctctctctctccccctctctctccctttctctctgTTTCTCTCCCTCTTATTGTCGGATCATCGATTTGTTTCTATGTTATTCTGTAATAAATTAAAGAGATCCCTGCACCCCACGCTCCACGTTTAGCAGGGACCTCGTCATTCAATATCCATCATTTTTTCATGTATTAGACATATAACTATTTGATTTGTAAATGTAatatttattgtaggcctatacctacattATTATGTAATTACGATATATATATActataaaaaatatgaatttttactGTATACATGCATATTCATGTTTATATCTCATttatacttaaaattaaattatatgctGATACCTACATTTAATTTGTATAATGTAAGATTTATTGCAGGCCTACACCTACATTCACATATAATTACGCTGTTATATTGACTTAATCTATTGATGATACTAGTTGtataatgttatttatgtgtACAACTTGTATTAATTTTTGCATTTAATAATTAATTGCTATTATAAATAATCTTGCTATTTACTGTTACTACAATTgttttgtaatatatatatttttatgtttatattgTATTTGATGATATTGCTTCATGAATTAATATGAATCAATGaatgaaatatttattatatCACGAACCAAACTAAATGTGGAAAAATACATGACACAGGTTATGAGTGTGTTCATACCTTAACTGCAATGACTTCCGCCAATATAAAATATTAAGATTAAAAACATTATATACAAATTCAAACAATATATAAGTAAACTATTACGCCTGCTTATAATATAGGTCTAAATGTTTTCGCTAACATACCATTATCCTGTTTTTGGTCCATGTTTCGGCAGAAATAGAAGGAAATACATTCAATAAACGGATTGATATTATTTCAGACTCTTATATGCCAAACCCCTTTCAGTATACTATGTGCGCGGCTCTGTATTATGTATTACGTGCATGCTAGCTTTATAGGTAGGTAATTACGAGACATCCGGATATGTATTATTAGTTTGCCAAGGAGCTCATATATGCCACGTCATAgcgtcccgtaataaactttttaggcttcTTGTGAGAAACACGCCATCTCGCGATGACCTCATGGCATGTGCATGAACCAATCAAAACCCAGCTACTATCCAACCTGAAAAAGGACGTGCGCTTGATGTGAAAAGGGATAAAGTCAATACTTGATTCTGAGAATGTGTACGCATGGTGGTGATTGTATTAAAGTATAATATAAAACGCCGTCGCAAATTCGACGTTGCCAACATTTAGATCAGATAGGATCTTGGATTtaataaagttcaaagttcatacaAGGTAAAATCGTTCGACAATCCAGGGGGGGGCAAGATCGACTGAATtcgacgtcgtcattggttttacacgtaaacacgaaaatgtctcaaataattccaaaagtgtatgtatattatcaagcaatattttatcagtctaaatccgttgaggttcgacaatgaacctcaCTGTAAGtactggttttttttaaaattttgtgtatgaataacgcacgacatGTTATGATATATTAAAATTTCCCCTACGTAAATCATATACCtccgtggtgtaatggttagcaATGGCACCTGTCACGCAGGCGGTCTGGGTTCAATCCCTGGTCCCGGCAGGGaagataattttcttctgacattcattttgaatccaaaattatttattttcatgtatacgcactgggaaatatatgttgtgcattttttttcctgTAACGGACCAATAAAGCTCagggaaaaataattgcgtccatgcaacgtccaggcagtgttgccgtcatattgtccgtgttgtttacgctattggctgttgccggcATTGAAAGGATGTTGTCCACCATCGTCTGCGACAATCGTCATGGATAAGAATTTACGCACTGGAAACATACGTGTAGGCCTATCATAGCTGATTAGCTCTCAACAATGATGACATGATGATCGATAATTAGCATTTATCAAACTCAGAACTGCAAAAGTCAGATATCTGATAGTATGTTTGGTGGCCAGATGTATTCAAGCAGCTAGGGGACACAGTGTGTGGGGCCCGGGTgtggggacgcaggggtaaccttgtcaatcaaatacttcatctattgtgtccaatacttaatGATCcgacaaaaatatcgtcaaaataGGATGAAGATCGTGGACGACCTATGGCGGCACGCTTTAATACTTTACGAGGTGATTCAGCCAGGTACCTGGATTCAGCAGCAGGatgtcatgacttaatttatt includes:
- the LOC140164215 gene encoding proline-rich transmembrane protein 1-like; amino-acid sequence: MDQKQDNGYQIGQGFPLQQGYLQQGNPQQSYRQQGKGVQYNPKQYTQPNDYMCCAIFVTICCCLPLGIVAIVKSTWVRTRLASGDTAGAEEASRSAKCWSIAALVTGLLVIFTAAALLVLRIADGAVNNFDTSGAFEANYI